AATATGAAATTGCCACGAACGACTTTAATTTTGATATTATTGGCTTTGGGTTTGGGTGGTTTTGTTTATTTCTATGAAATTAAAGGGGCGACTCAGCGAGAAGAAATCAAAGCTAAAAAACAGCAAATTTTCTCTTTTGTAGCAGATGATGTGCAGTCTTTAGCAGTAAAGACTAAGAAGCTGACTGTAAATCTAGAACGTAACAGTCAGTCTAGTAATCCCAAGTGGTTGTTAAAATCTCCTGTGTCAGAACCAGCAAATGATGCTATTGTTTCTTATTTGATGGATTTGTTGGTAGAAGGTAAGAGCGATCGCACTTTATCAATTCCCCCTAACCAGCTTGGGGAATTTGGTTTAGATCAACCCCAAGCAACTATCAATATAAGTCTGAAAAATCAGAAAACCCATCAGTTAATTTTAGGAAAGTCTAATTTTAATAATAATTTCGTCTATGCCCAAACCGATACCACACCACAACCAAATGGCAATATCAATGTGCTATTAGTTACTAAAGATTTTGAAAATGCAGTCAATCGGGAGATATCAGAGTGGAAACAACCTGTAGATAATAAAGCAACCCCTTTACCAAGCATTCTACCTGTGCCAACTCCAAGCAATAGCAAATGAGGGAGATGAGGGAGATGAGGGAGATGAGGGGGATGAGGGGGATGAGGGGGATGAGGGAGAAATAACTAATGCCCAATACTTCGGCTTACCTCGACTGCGCCCTTACCTCGGC
Above is a window of Nostoc sp. UHCC 0702 DNA encoding:
- a CDS encoding DUF4340 domain-containing protein, whose product is MKLPRTTLILILLALGLGGFVYFYEIKGATQREEIKAKKQQIFSFVADDVQSLAVKTKKLTVNLERNSQSSNPKWLLKSPVSEPANDAIVSYLMDLLVEGKSDRTLSIPPNQLGEFGLDQPQATINISLKNQKTHQLILGKSNFNNNFVYAQTDTTPQPNGNINVLLVTKDFENAVNREISEWKQPVDNKATPLPSILPVPTPSNSK